GCGTCGTGGACCGCGTGGACGCGAACGGCAGCCCGCTGGACGAGCGCTTCACGCTGGCGGACATCCCCGGCATCATCGAGGGCGCCAGCGAAGGCAAGGGCCTGGGCCTGGAGTTCCTGCGGCACATCAGCCGCACGCGCCTGCTCGTGTACGTGCTGGACGTGACCCGTGACCCGGTGGGGGAGCTGCGTCAGCTGCAGGCCGAGCTGCGCGCCTACGACCCGACGCTGCTGGATCAGGTCTCCCTGATCGCCCTGAACAAGGTGGAACTGACCGACGAGGACCTCGCGGCGATGGTCGTGGATGAACTCGCGCAGTTCGGCCTGCCGGTCATCCAGGTCAGCGCCAAGGGCGGCGAGGGCCTGCCGGAACTGCGCGAGGCGGTGTTCCAGATGCTGCCCGACCGTGAACTGTGGGCGCAGAACAACGCGCTGGAGATCGAACCGGACACCGTGCGCGAGGAACCGCTGCGCATCGAGTTCCGCATCGACCCGGCCGCGAAGGGCGTGGGCATCATCAACGACGGTCAACCCGAACGGGTCTGGGCGGTGCACGGCGGCGGTTTCGAGGAACGCATCGTGCGCTTCTCGCGCTTCATGGACGAGGCGGCCGAGTACCTGGGCAACCTCTTCAAGCGGCAGGGCCTGTACAACGCCCTGAAACGCGCCGGGGCGCGCGAGGGGGACACGGTCGAGATCGGCACGTTCCGCTTCGAGTACTTCGACGACGAGGAACAGCGCTGACCACCGCGTGAACGAATACGGCCCCGCAGCGAATGCGGGGCCGTTCGTCTTGCTGCCTGCCGGTCGGTCAGCGGGTCTCGCCGTACGCGCCGCTGCACGACGCGCCGCGTTCCGGGGCGGTGGCGCCCTGCTCGTACTTGTCCAGGAAGGCCTTCAGGCGGCTGTCATCGGCCTTCTCGACCTTCAGCTGGGCGCCCCAGGCGCTCGCGGCGACCGGGGTGTCCAGGCCCTCGTAGGGGCTGAGGATGGTGTATGGGCGACCCTCGACGAGTTTTTTCAGGGTGTCCACCTGGGCGGGATCCAGGTCAGGGCGGTACGTGATCCACACGGCGCCGTGTTCCAGGCTGTGCACGGCGTACTCGTTGTACAGGGGCTGCGCGTACACGCCGCAGTTCTGCCACGTGGCATTGTGTGGGCCGCCGGCCGGGGGGTTCTCGGCGTAGATCAGGGAGCCGCTGCGGTGATCTCCGGCGGGGTACGTGAAGGTCTGGACACCCTCGATGGATTTTGAACCACAGGCGGTGAGGGCCAGGACGAGCAGAGGCAGGGCGGGTTTCATGGACCTTCAGAGTAGCGGCTGCACATGAAAACGCCCAGGGTCGTTACTCGCCCGCCTCGGCGTGGGCGCCGCGGGTGGGGGCTTCCTCGAATCCCGGGGGGAGGCCCTGGGCGTACCCGGCGCCGGTCAGGTCCACGGTCGTCCGGTCCGGGACCAGGTCGCCCTTCAGGCCGCGCTGCGCGAGGACCGGCAGGAACGACGCCATGACCTCGGGTTCGCCGTGCACAAGCCACACGTGGGGCGTGCCCGCCGTGCTCAGGAAGGCCAGCAGGTCATCCTGGTCGGCGTGCGCGGAGAAGCCGCCGATGGTGTACACGTGGGCTTTCACGGCGATCTCCTCGCCCATGATGCGCACGTGGTCGGCGCCCGTGACGATCCGCCCGCCCAGGCTGCTGGGCGACTGGTACGACACGCTGATCAGGCTGGTGGTGGGTTTCCACAGGTGATGTTTGAGGTGGTGCTGGATGCGCCCGCCGGTCATCATGCCGTTCCCCGCCAGGATGATCGCCGGGCCGTCGTACTTGTTGATGCGCTGCGATTCCGCGCTGGTCGGCACGACATGCAGCGTGCTGGGCCGGAAGGGATCCTCGCCCGCCTGCAGGGCGTCGCGGACCTCGGGGATCAGTTCGTCGCCGAACTCGAAGTACTCGTGCGTGGCGCGCGCCGCCATCGGGGAATCCAGGAACACCGGGATGCGCGGCACCTCTCCGGCGTCCATCAGGCTCTTGATGGTGTGCAGGATCGTCTGCGTGCGCTCGATGGCGAAACTGGGAATCAGGATCTTCCCGCCCTGCCGCACGGCGCCGCGCAGCGCGTCGCGGAACTCGGCCAGCGTGGCGGGCCAGGCGCGGTGCGTGCGGTTCGCGTACGTGGTTTCCAGCACCACGGCGTCCGCGTGCGGAGGGGGCGTGAAGTCCAGCTGCAGGCCGCTCTCGCGGTTCCCGAGGTCGCCGCTCATGATCAGGCGGCCCTCCGTGCTCTCGATGAGCAGGTACGCGCTGCCCAGGATGTGCCCGGCCCGCTCTGGCGTGACCCGCAGGTCCGCCACGCGGGTGGTTTCCCCGAAGGTCAGGTGGGGGCGCAGCAGGGCCAGCGCGCGGTGCACGTCCTCCTCCTCGTACAGGGGCGGGGGGACCTGCTCGTCGGGCACGCCCTGGCGGCGCGCGTAACGCAGGTCGCGCCGGTAACCGTCCACCTGCAGTCGGGCGCTGTCGAGCAGCACCGTCTCCGCGAGGCCCGCCGTGGGGGCGGTGCAGTAGACCGGGCCGCGGAACCCCAGTTTCGTCAGCAGCGGCAGGCGACCCACGTGATCCAGGTGGGCGTGCGTGAGGATCACGGCGTCGAGTCCGGCCACGTCAAACGGGAAGGGTTCGCGGTTGCGGGCTTCCAGGTCATCGTTCCCCTGGAAGAGGCCACAGTCGATCAGCACCTGCCGACCACCGGTCGTCAGGAGGTGCATGCTGCCGGTGACGGTCAGGGCCGCGCCGAAGCTCTGGAGTTGCATGTCTCGGAGTGTACCCGCTGCCCTGCGGTCGGCCCGTTGACGTCAAGGTCTTCTGAACGGTCGGCGGCTCTTCAGCCAGGTCGCATTCAGGGTTCTGTGGGCCGGACCGGTCATGATGACGGACATGAACGGGCCACCCGCGCCACCGTCGCGCGTGGAACAGGTGCGGCGCAGGGCGTACCTGACGGCCGCCTCCATGTCGGTCGCGGCCCACGTCGTGCTCCTGACCGAGAGCGTGACCAGCCGCGCGTGGGTGAACGTGGGGTCGTTCCTGCTCGGCCTGCTGCTCTCGGTGTGGATTCCCGTTGCCCTCGTCTCCCTGCGCTGGCCGACCGCCCGCCTGAATCTGCCCATCGTGGTGGCGGTGACCCTCTCGACGCTGGGCGAATTCATTGCCCTGCTGCAGGTTCCGGAGGTCCGGACCGGGTCGTACCTGTCGTTCCTGATCATGGTCGCGCTGTGGTTCGGGCTGCTGCCGCTCAGGCTGTCCGTTCCCGCGTCCGTCATGGGGTTCGTGGGGTTCGCGCTGCTGGTCGCGTCCCGCCCGGTTCACGACCTGAACCTGCTGGCGTACCTGGGGTGCACGACCGTCGTGATCGCCATGGCCAGCAGTTTCGGGCAGCAGATCACCACCGTTCAGGAGGAGGCGATGACGTTCCAGCAGGAATCCCTGACCGACCCCCTGACCGGCCTGCCCAACCGCCGGGGCATGCTGGAGTACCTGCACGCCACCCACGCCCGCCTGCTGCGGGGCGAACACCCGGGGTTCACGCTGGTGCTGCTGGACCTGGATCACTTCAAGCTGGTGAACGACACGCGCGGGCACATGGTCGGCGACGCTGTGCTGCGCGCGCTCGGTCCGGCCGTGCGGCAGCTGCTGCGGTCGGACATGATGCTGTGCCGCTGGGGCGGTGAGGAATTCCTTCTGCTGATCACCTGCACCACCGCCCAGCAGGCACAGGCCATCACGGGCCGCCTGAACGGGGTGCCGCTGCGCCTGCCTGACCCGCTGCCCGAGGTGACCTTCAGCGCCGGGGCGGTCCTGGCCCACGAGGCCGACAGCGTGGCGGGCCTGCTGGACCTCGCGGACCGGCGCCTGTACGCCGCGAAGCGGGCCGGGCGGCGGCAGCTGCGCTGGGACACCCAGGGCGGGTCTTCCCTGGTGAACTGACCGGTTTCTTCACCATGCCTTGATGTCTGGCCGGACCGTCGGGAGCGGGTGTAGGTTCAGGACATGACCCAGGTGACCTCAGCCCAAGCTCCCGCCGGTTTTCAGCGCGTCCTGGTCGGCGTGGATTTCTCCAGTTCCTCTCAGGCGGCCCTGGCCCTGGCCCGCGCCCGCTTTCCCGGCGCGACCCTGCGGCTGGTGCACGTCACGGACGCCCGCGTAACGGCCGCGCCGGACCTGATGGGCGGCGTGACCCCTGCCCTGCCCGACCCGACGCTGCTGCACACCCTGGAACACGCGGACGCGCAGCGCCTGAGCCGCGACCTGATGGTCGGCGAGGAGCACGAACTGATGGTCGGCGATCCGGTCACGGGCCTGCTGGACGCCGCGCGCGCGTGGGGCGCGGACCTGATCGTGGTGGGCACGCACGCGCAGGGCGCCATCGAGCATTTCTTCGTGGGCAGCACCGCCGAGAAGATCGTGGCGCGCAGTCCCATCCCGGTCCTGACGGTGCGGGGAGGGTCGCGGTGAAGGTCGGGGTGGTCGGCGCCGGGCTGGTCGGCGCGACCGCCGCGTACGCCCTGACGCTGCGCGGCTCGTGCAGCGACCTGCTCCTGACGGACCTGGACGGGGACCGCGCCCGCGCGGAGGCGCAGGACATCGCGCACGCCTCGCCCGTCAGTCACGGTGCGCGCGTCCGCAGCGGCCCGCTGGAGGACCTGCACGGCAGCGGCGTCGTCATCGTCGCCGCAGGCGCCAACCAGAAACCCGGCGAGACGCGCCTGGACCTGCTGCAGAAGAACGCCGCGATCTTCCGCGACCTGATCCCCCGCGTCGCCTCCGCCGCGCCCGGCGCCGCCCTGCTGATCGCCACGAACCCCATGGACCTCCTGACGGACCTGAGCGTCACCCTGGCCCCGGACCACGCCGTGATCGGGTCCGGCACCGTGCTGGACTCCGCGCGCCTGCGGCACCTGATCGCCGAGCGGGCCGGGGTAGACGCCACGCACGTCCACGGGTACGTGCTGGGCGAGCACGGGGACAGCGAGGTCATCGCCTGGAGTACCGTCACCGTCGCCGGGCTGCCCGCCTGGGCGTTCATGGACGCCCGTGACCTCCCGTGGACGCCGGAGATCCGCGCGCAGATCGAACGGGACACCCGTGAGGCCGCCGCGCAGATCATCGGCGGGAAACGCGCCACGTACTACGGGATCGGCGCGGCCCTGGCCCGCATCACCGAGCGCATCCTGGGCGACCGCCGCGCCGTGCTGACCGTCAGCGCGCCCACGCCCGCGTTCGGCGTGAGCCTCAGCGTGCCGCGCGTCCTGGGCCGCGCCGGGGTGCTGGACACCGTGCTGCCCACCCTGACCCCTGATGAGCAGGACGCCCTGCACCGCAGCGCCGAGGTGCTCCTGAAGGCCCGCCGGGTCATCGGGGACTAACCTCTGGGCGGTGTTCAGAGGCGTTGCGGCAACCCCTCAACGTCTCTGAAACGAGCAGAGCGAGCAACCGCTGTCAGGGTCGCCTGGGGGGGGTCGGCGCGGCGGGTGTGGCATCGCCACTGCCCTCCTGCCCGTCGACGAACTCGCCGGTGATGGTGCCCCCCTCGGTCTTCTCGGCGTACACCTCGTTCCGGTCGAGGTCGTACACGATCACCCCGGCGCGCAGGGTATCGCCCCCCTGGACGCTCTCGGCGGGCTGCTCGGTCGTGCCGTACAGCCGCGCGACGTTGCGGGTGTCGTCGTACTCGACCCGCGCGGCTCGGCTGGTGCGGCCCCCACTGGATTTCAGTTCGACGTTCCCGACCAGGGTGGTCTTCTCGTCGTCCACGCTGACTTCAATGCGGTCGCTCTTGCCGGTCAGGGGGTCTTTGTCGCTGCTGCGGGTGAAGGTCACGGGTCCGTCGATGCGGGCGATGCCGTCGGCACTGTCGTACACGAGTTTCTGCCCCTTGAGTTCCGTGCGTCCCTGCGTGACGATCACGGTGTCCGGCGCGGGTTTCGGGGTGGCTTCGACGGCGCAGCGACTCAGGCGGTCCGTCTTGCCCTCCGGGGCTTCTTCCAGGAACCGGGCGGTCCCGGCGCTGGCCTCCACGCGCCCGTCGCTGCCCTCCTGACCGGCCTTCGGGGGCAGCTGGGTGACGACGGCCAGCGGCACGCGGATCACGTTCTTGTCGATGGTGATCTGCACGCCGCCCGCGCCGGTCTCACTGAACACGGCGATGTTCGGGGCGTCCTCCGGCTCGCCGTCCTGCGGACTGCAGATGGTGAACACGCCGGTCGTATCGCTGGTGCCGGACTTCACGATGACGATCGGCCGGTCCTTGCCGTCCTTCTCGCTGCGCCGCACCAGGGTCAGACTGGACTGCTCCGCTCCGGCCTCCGGCGCGTCCTGCGGCGTGTCGGCGGAGTTCGCATCGGTGGGGGCCGCGTCCGTCGTGGCCGGTTCCGTGGGCACCGGATTGGGGCTGATCGTGCCGCCAGGCCGGGTGCCGTCCTGTTGGGCCAGGGCGACCATCACGACGCTCCCGCCGGAGAGCAACGCGGTCAGGAGCGCGGCAGTCAGGCGGGAGCGTGTCATACGGTGAGTTTACTTCTCGCCGGTGAGCTTGAACTGATCGGTGGGGATCTTGTACGCGGCGTTCAGGGCGCGCACGCGGGCCAGGTCGGTGCGCTGCTCCAGGTAGCCGCTGGCGGGGGCCTTGACGGTCACCTTGCTCTTGCTGTCCACGCTGACGGCGTTCCCGACGACGTACGCGACGTTCTTCTTGTCGTCGTAGTACACGGCGTCCCCGGTGGTGGTGGTGGTGCCCTGCACGAGTTTCACGCCGCCGCGCACGTACAGTGTCTTGGTCTTGGTCAGCGCGCGGACTTCCTGCCCGGTGATGATCAGTTCCTTCTGGTTGGCCTTCGCGGCGCGGGTGAGGCTGGGCGTGCCGGTCAGGAGGGCCAGTTCGCGCTGCTCGTCGAACACGAGCTTGTCGGCCTTGCCGTTCTGCACGCCGTTGGACAGGGTCACGCCGCCCGTGCTGGTGGAGCGGTCGTTGTCCACGTCGAGACTCATCTGCGCGGCCTTGATGGTCACGGTATCCCCGTCGTTCTTGTCTGGGGTGAAGGTGGCGCTGGCGTTGCCGTTCAGGACGCCCTGCCCGGTCGCCTCGCTGTACGCCAGCCCGTTCCCGGTGGCGGTCAGGCGGCCACGGGTGACCTTGACGTTCCCGGTGAAGTCCGCGGTGCGCTTGCCTTTCGCCTCGATCAGCGCGGTGCCCTTGGGGGCGGCCAGGACGGCCTGGGAGGCCTCGATGTTCAGGGTGCTGACCTTGGCCTTGACGGGACTGCCGATGAAGGTGAGGGGTCCGTTGCGGACGTCGCCACGGGGGCCGCCCTCGATGGTGATCAGGCGTTTGGCGGCGTCCGTCTGGGCGAGGACAGGAGTGGTCAGGGCGAGGAGGGCCAGCAGTGAGGTCGTTTTTTTCATGGGGGTCTCCTTGATGGAATCAGGTGAGGGGGACGCGCTTGCCGTCGCGGCAGGTTTCAGTGGCGTCCAGTTCAGCGGTGTACTTCGAGTTGGCCGGATCCGAGTCCTCGATGACGAAACCGAAGGTCATTTTCAGTTTCCCGATCGTGCCGTTCGTGTTCGGTGAGCTGATACGTGCGGTGGGGGCGCTGAAGCCCTGGCCCTGTTCGATCTTCACGGGGTCCTGTTCGGTGCCCTTCAGGTCGATGTCGGCACACTGCTGCACCAGGGTGATGCGGGCCTGACGGGTGGTCATGGTGTCCTGATCGTCGATGGTCAGGTCCGGGGTGGTCAGGGTGGCGTCCAGCGTCTCGCGGCCGGTCAGCTTGTCGCCCACGCGTTCTTTCACGAGGCGTTGCCCGCCCGTGATGCCGGTCAGGGTGGTCAGGCCGTTCAGGGGGTCGTTGCGGACCTCGGCGGCCCTGAAACTCCAGGTGGCGTCGGCGTCGCCGGACGGGTACAGGCGCAGTTGCACGCCGCTGAGCCGCGCGCCGGACTGACTGGCGTCGAGGCCCGGGGTGGGCAGCAGCGCGAAGATCAGGGCGAAGACCATGATCCCCGTCAGGGCGTAGAGTCCGACTTTCTGCACGGGTCGCACTCTAGCGCGCGGGTCTCATGAGAGTGATGGGGCGCGGGTGGGAGGCCCTGGGGGCGCGGCGCTAGGCTGGGCGGCATGATCGATTCGCACACCCACCTCGACTACATCGACGATCCGGCGGGCGCGCGCGGCGAGCTGGGCCTGAGTGCCATGGTCTGCATCGGCGCCAGCCCGGAGCATGCGCGGAACGCGGTGGCGCTGGCCGAGCAGTTCGGGGACGTGTTCGCAACGGTGGGCCTTCACCCGACGGACACGGACGAGGACAGCCCGGAGGCCCGCGCGCAGATCGAGGCCTTGACCGGGCACCCGCGCGTGGTCGGGATCGGTGAGAGCGGCCTGGATGATTACTGGGACGACACGAAGCGCGCCGCGCAGGTGTCGGCGTTCGAGTGGCAGCTGGACCTCGCGCGGCGCAGCAGGAAGGTGCTGGTCATTCACACGCGGGACAAGGCCGGGCAGGACGGCGCGCACCGGGGCGTGATGGACGTGCTGCGCGCCTGGCCGGACGTGCCGGTGATCCTGCACTGCTTCAGCGGGCACGCTGAGTTGCTGCGGTTCGGCCTGG
The sequence above is drawn from the Deinococcus sedimenti genome and encodes:
- a CDS encoding lactate/malate family dehydrogenase, whose translation is MKVGVVGAGLVGATAAYALTLRGSCSDLLLTDLDGDRARAEAQDIAHASPVSHGARVRSGPLEDLHGSGVVIVAAGANQKPGETRLDLLQKNAAIFRDLIPRVASAAPGAALLIATNPMDLLTDLSVTLAPDHAVIGSGTVLDSARLRHLIAERAGVDATHVHGYVLGEHGDSEVIAWSTVTVAGLPAWAFMDARDLPWTPEIRAQIERDTREAAAQIIGGKRATYYGIGAALARITERILGDRRAVLTVSAPTPAFGVSLSVPRVLGRAGVLDTVLPTLTPDEQDALHRSAEVLLKARRVIGD
- a CDS encoding TatD family hydrolase produces the protein MIDSHTHLDYIDDPAGARGELGLSAMVCIGASPEHARNAVALAEQFGDVFATVGLHPTDTDEDSPEARAQIEALTGHPRVVGIGESGLDDYWDDTKRAAQVSAFEWQLDLARRSRKVLVIHTRDKAGQDGAHRGVMDVLRAWPDVPVILHCFSGHAELLRFGLERGEHTYFGFAGNTTYKNAQEIQAAARDLPLARMLLETDAPFLAPVPKRGKPNRPGYVRHTLEFIAALRGVSPEELEAATDANTRRAYGLPTA
- the obgE gene encoding GTPase ObgE, producing the protein MAFRDVLNIEVAAGNGGDGSMSFHRAKYMEKGGPDGGHGGRGGSIILRAIEGVESLERLVGRRKFKAPNGAYGEGRLRQGGDGEDIFIDVPVGTTAFDETTGKVIADLVRVGQEKVIARGGFGGRGNSTFVSSTRQAPRFAELGTPGQKRRVRLELRLIADVGLVGYPNAGKSSLLAALSRANPAIADYPFTTLSPILGVVDRVDANGSPLDERFTLADIPGIIEGASEGKGLGLEFLRHISRTRLLVYVLDVTRDPVGELRQLQAELRAYDPTLLDQVSLIALNKVELTDEDLAAMVVDELAQFGLPVIQVSAKGGEGLPELREAVFQMLPDRELWAQNNALEIEPDTVREEPLRIEFRIDPAAKGVGIINDGQPERVWAVHGGGFEERIVRFSRFMDEAAEYLGNLFKRQGLYNALKRAGAREGDTVEIGTFRFEYFDDEEQR
- a CDS encoding LptA/OstA family protein, producing the protein MKKTTSLLALLALTTPVLAQTDAAKRLITIEGGPRGDVRNGPLTFIGSPVKAKVSTLNIEASQAVLAAPKGTALIEAKGKRTADFTGNVKVTRGRLTATGNGLAYSEATGQGVLNGNASATFTPDKNDGDTVTIKAAQMSLDVDNDRSTSTGGVTLSNGVQNGKADKLVFDEQRELALLTGTPSLTRAAKANQKELIITGQEVRALTKTKTLYVRGGVKLVQGTTTTTGDAVYYDDKKNVAYVVGNAVSVDSKSKVTVKAPASGYLEQRTDLARVRALNAAYKIPTDQFKLTGEK
- a CDS encoding DUF3105 domain-containing protein, translating into MKPALPLLVLALTACGSKSIEGVQTFTYPAGDHRSGSLIYAENPPAGGPHNATWQNCGVYAQPLYNEYAVHSLEHGAVWITYRPDLDPAQVDTLKKLVEGRPYTILSPYEGLDTPVAASAWGAQLKVEKADDSRLKAFLDKYEQGATAPERGASCSGAYGETR
- a CDS encoding LptA/OstA family protein, with amino-acid sequence MTRSRLTAALLTALLSGGSVVMVALAQQDGTRPGGTISPNPVPTEPATTDAAPTDANSADTPQDAPEAGAEQSSLTLVRRSEKDGKDRPIVIVKSGTSDTTGVFTICSPQDGEPEDAPNIAVFSETGAGGVQITIDKNVIRVPLAVVTQLPPKAGQEGSDGRVEASAGTARFLEEAPEGKTDRLSRCAVEATPKPAPDTVIVTQGRTELKGQKLVYDSADGIARIDGPVTFTRSSDKDPLTGKSDRIEVSVDDEKTTLVGNVELKSSGGRTSRAARVEYDDTRNVARLYGTTEQPAESVQGGDTLRAGVIVYDLDRNEVYAEKTEGGTITGEFVDGQEGSGDATPAAPTPPRRP
- a CDS encoding GGDEF domain-containing protein, whose amino-acid sequence is MNGPPAPPSRVEQVRRRAYLTAASMSVAAHVVLLTESVTSRAWVNVGSFLLGLLLSVWIPVALVSLRWPTARLNLPIVVAVTLSTLGEFIALLQVPEVRTGSYLSFLIMVALWFGLLPLRLSVPASVMGFVGFALLVASRPVHDLNLLAYLGCTTVVIAMASSFGQQITTVQEEAMTFQQESLTDPLTGLPNRRGMLEYLHATHARLLRGEHPGFTLVLLDLDHFKLVNDTRGHMVGDAVLRALGPAVRQLLRSDMMLCRWGGEEFLLLITCTTAQQAQAITGRLNGVPLRLPDPLPEVTFSAGAVLAHEADSVAGLLDLADRRLYAAKRAGRRQLRWDTQGGSSLVN
- a CDS encoding MBL fold metallo-hydrolase RNA specificity domain-containing protein, with amino-acid sequence MQLQSFGAALTVTGSMHLLTTGGRQVLIDCGLFQGNDDLEARNREPFPFDVAGLDAVILTHAHLDHVGRLPLLTKLGFRGPVYCTAPTAGLAETVLLDSARLQVDGYRRDLRYARRQGVPDEQVPPPLYEEEDVHRALALLRPHLTFGETTRVADLRVTPERAGHILGSAYLLIESTEGRLIMSGDLGNRESGLQLDFTPPPHADAVVLETTYANRTHRAWPATLAEFRDALRGAVRQGGKILIPSFAIERTQTILHTIKSLMDAGEVPRIPVFLDSPMAARATHEYFEFGDELIPEVRDALQAGEDPFRPSTLHVVPTSAESQRINKYDGPAIILAGNGMMTGGRIQHHLKHHLWKPTTSLISVSYQSPSSLGGRIVTGADHVRIMGEEIAVKAHVYTIGGFSAHADQDDLLAFLSTAGTPHVWLVHGEPEVMASFLPVLAQRGLKGDLVPDRTTVDLTGAGYAQGLPPGFEEAPTRGAHAEAGE
- a CDS encoding universal stress protein, which translates into the protein MTQVTSAQAPAGFQRVLVGVDFSSSSQAALALARARFPGATLRLVHVTDARVTAAPDLMGGVTPALPDPTLLHTLEHADAQRLSRDLMVGEEHELMVGDPVTGLLDAARAWGADLIVVGTHAQGAIEHFFVGSTAEKIVARSPIPVLTVRGGSR